In Apus apus isolate bApuApu2 chromosome 25, bApuApu2.pri.cur, whole genome shotgun sequence, the following proteins share a genomic window:
- the RPRML gene encoding reprimo-like protein, with the protein MNGSFFNQTLLEQGAYPNRTQGLGMLMTCCNGTSSVLATDGGSSVLEPDERSLYITRVVQIAVLCVLSLTVMFGVFFLGCNLLIKSESMINFLVKDRRPSKDVGAAIMGLY; encoded by the coding sequence ATGAACGGCTCCTTTTTTAACCAGActctcctggagcagggagctTACCCCAACAGGACCCAGGGCTTGGGGATGCTCATGACCTGCTGCAACGGGACCAGCTCGGTGCTGGCGACCGACGGCGGCTCCTCCGTCCTGGAGCCCGATGAGAGGAGCCTTTACATCACCCGGGTGGTGCAGATCGCTGTCCTCTGTGTCCTCTCCTTGACTGTCATGTTTGGTGTCTTCTTTTTGGGCTGCAACTTGCTCATCAAGTCGGAGAGCATGATTAATTTCCTGGTGAAGGACCGAAGACCTTCTAAGGATGTGGGAGCTGCGATCATGGGACTTTACTGA